One Bos taurus isolate L1 Dominette 01449 registration number 42190680 breed Hereford chromosome 16, ARS-UCD2.0, whole genome shotgun sequence DNA window includes the following coding sequences:
- the EIF2D gene encoding eukaryotic translation initiation factor 2D isoform X3, whose translation MNQMSRSRRVTASGTRAWRSRRRRTRAEALLQRDARLPLAQAQNQAARMKGGGAPLCAGITVPPTGLQFPALPLEAAAKLSGPGFQPGRFPSRASAWLPPGPRAWQPTCVRFPDSSRRLWSPSLPQATPADMFAKAFRVKSNTAIKGSDRRKLRADVAAVFPTLGTDQVSELVPGKEELNIVKLYAHRGDAVTVYVSGGNPILFELEKNLYPTVYTLWSYPDLLPTFTTWPLVLEKLVGGADLMLPGLVVPPAGLPQVQKGDLCAVALVGNRAPVAVGVAAMSTAEMLASGLKGRGFCVLHSYQDHLWRSGDKSSPPSIAPLALNPPDLSEGKGCVKADTALQGAMRQLTLEEEVQQRCEEKSPSEATEDPGPGGLHVDPMDSKTLQEQMDELLQTCFLHALKCSVRKADLPLLTSTLLGSHMFSCCPEGRQLDIKKSSYKKLSKFLQHMQQEQIIQVQELSKGVESIVAVDWKHPRITSFVIPEPSPTSQTIQEGSREQPYHPPDIKPLYCVPASMTLLFQESGHKKGSVLEGSEVRTFVINYAKKNDLVDADNKNLVKLDPILCDCILEKDEQHTVTKLPWDSLLGSSHCVSLINTGMGNSDVEGLWDDLGQHNTEEKERGKEH comes from the exons ATGAACCAAATGTCTCGGTCCCGAAGGGTTACTGCAAGCGGGACCCGCGCCTGGCGCTCGCGCAGGCGCAGAACCAGGGCCGAAGCGTTACTACAAAGGGACGCGCGCCTGCCGCTCGCGCAGGCGCAGAACCAGGCGGCCAGGATGAAGGGGGGCGGCGCACCGCTCTGCGCAGGAATCACAGTCCCGCCTACCGGGCTTCAGTTCCCGGCCTTGCCGCTAGAGGCGGCCGCGAAGCTGAGCGGGCCCGGTTTCCAGCCGGGCCGCTTTCCTAGCCGGGCCTCAGCATGGCTGCCCCCAGGGCCGCGGGCCTGGCAGCCGACGTGCGTCCGCTTTCCTGACAGCTCGCGGCGTCTGTGGTCTCCCTCTCTTCCCCAGGCCACTCCAGCGGACATGTTTGCCAAGGCCTTTCGTGTCAAGTCCAACACGGCCATCAAGGGGTCGGACAG GAGAAAGCTTCGGGCTGATGTGGCAGCTGTTTTCCCCACTCTTGGAACCGATCAGGTCTCTGAGTTAGTGCCTGGAAAGGAAGAGCTCAACATTGTAAAGCTGTATGCTCACAGAGGAGATGCAGTGACTGTGTATGTGAGTGGTGGTAACCCCATCCTGTTTGAACTGGAGAAAAATCTGTATCCAACAG TGTATACCTTGTGGTCTTATCCCGATCTTCTACCAACGTTTACAACATGGCCTCTGGTGCTCGAAAAATTGGTTGGGGGAGCAG ATTTGATGCTGCCGGGACTGGTGGTGCCCCCTGCTGGCCTGCCTCAGGTACAGAAGGGTGACCTCTGTGCCGTTGCGTTGGTGGGGAACAG AGCCCCCGTTGCCGTCGGAGTCGCCGCCATGTCGACAGCTGAGATGCTGGCCTCGGGTCTGAAGGGAAGGGGCTTCTGTGTGCTCCACAGCTACCAGGACCACTTGTG GCGATCTGGAGACAAATCCAGTCCACCGTCCATTGCCCCACTGGCTCTGAATCCCCCGGATCTCAGTGAAGGAAAGGGATGTGTCAAAGCTGACACTGCCCTGCAGGGTGCCATGAGGCAGCtgaccctggaggaggaggtcCAGCAGAGGTGTGAGGAGAAGTCCCCATCAGAAGCCACGGAAGACCCCGGCCCTGGGGGCCTGCAcgtggaccccatggacagcaagacCCTTCAGG AGCAAATGGACGAGCTGCTGCAGACGTGCTTCTTGCATGCTTTGAAGTGCTCCGTCAGAAAGGCTGACCTCCCTTTGCTCACCAGCACTCTCCTGGGCAGCCACATGTTCTCCTGCTG CCCCGAAGGACGACAACTGGACATAAAGAAGTCAAGCTACAAAAAG CTCTCTAAGTTCCTGCAGCACATGCAGCAGGAGCAGATTATACAGGTGCAGGAGCTGAGCAAAGGGGTGGAGAGCATTGTGGCCGTGGACTGGAAGCACCCGAG GATCACATCTTTCGTCATACCCGAGCCCTCCCCGACCTCCCAGACAATCCAGGAGGGTAGCAGGGAACAGCCCTATCACCCTCCAGATATAAAACCCCTCTACTGTGTCCCAGCCAGCATGACCCTGCTCTTCCAGGAGTCTGGCCACAA GAAAGGGAGTGTCCTGGAGGGCAGTGAGGTCCGAACATTCGTCATCAACTACGCCAAGAAAAATGACCTGGTGGATGCAGACAACAAAAA TCTCGTGAAATTGGATCCCATCCTCTGTGACTGCATCTTAGAGAAGGATGAACAGCACACAGTCACGAAGCTTCCGTGGGACAGTCTCCTGGGCAG TTCACACTGTGTCAGTCTCATAAACACAGGCATGGGTAATTCTGACGTGGAGGGTCTTTGGGACGATTTGGGCCAACACAATacagaagagaaggagagaggaaaagaacatTAA
- the EIF2D gene encoding eukaryotic translation initiation factor 2D isoform X2, protein MNQMSRSRRVTASGTRAWRSRRRRTRAEALLQRDARLPLAQAQNQAARMKGGGAPLCAGITVPPTGLQFPALPLEAAAKLSGPGFQPGRFPSRASAWLPPGPRAWQPTCVRFPDSSRRLWSPSLPQATPADMFAKAFRVKSNTAIKGSDRRKLRADVAAVFPTLGTDQVSELVPGKEELNIVKLYAHRGDAVTVYVSGGNPILFELEKNLYPTVYTLWSYPDLLPTFTTWPLVLEKLVGGADLMLPGLVVPPAGLPQVQKGDLCAVALVGNRAPVAVGVAAMSTAEMLASGLKGRGFCVLHSYQDHLWRSGDKSSPPSIAPLALNPPDLSEGKGCVKADTALQGAMRQLTLEEEVQQRCEEKSPSEATEDPGPGGLHVDPMDSKTLQEQMDELLQTCFLHALKCSVRKADLPLLTSTLLGSHMFSCCPEGRQLDIKKSSYKKLSKFLQHMQQEQIIQVQELSKGVESIVAVDWKHPRITSFVIPEPSPTSQTIQEGSREQPYHPPDIKPLYCVPASMTLLFQESGHKKGSVLEGSEVRTFVINYAKKNDLVDADNKNLVKLDPILCDCILEKDEQHTVTKLPWDSLLGRCLEKLQPAYQVTFPGQEPIVKKGRICPIDITLAQKASNKKKSIGFLENTSKAWKRPLNLARRNDRLLFHVVDPVEIQALGW, encoded by the exons ATGAACCAAATGTCTCGGTCCCGAAGGGTTACTGCAAGCGGGACCCGCGCCTGGCGCTCGCGCAGGCGCAGAACCAGGGCCGAAGCGTTACTACAAAGGGACGCGCGCCTGCCGCTCGCGCAGGCGCAGAACCAGGCGGCCAGGATGAAGGGGGGCGGCGCACCGCTCTGCGCAGGAATCACAGTCCCGCCTACCGGGCTTCAGTTCCCGGCCTTGCCGCTAGAGGCGGCCGCGAAGCTGAGCGGGCCCGGTTTCCAGCCGGGCCGCTTTCCTAGCCGGGCCTCAGCATGGCTGCCCCCAGGGCCGCGGGCCTGGCAGCCGACGTGCGTCCGCTTTCCTGACAGCTCGCGGCGTCTGTGGTCTCCCTCTCTTCCCCAGGCCACTCCAGCGGACATGTTTGCCAAGGCCTTTCGTGTCAAGTCCAACACGGCCATCAAGGGGTCGGACAG GAGAAAGCTTCGGGCTGATGTGGCAGCTGTTTTCCCCACTCTTGGAACCGATCAGGTCTCTGAGTTAGTGCCTGGAAAGGAAGAGCTCAACATTGTAAAGCTGTATGCTCACAGAGGAGATGCAGTGACTGTGTATGTGAGTGGTGGTAACCCCATCCTGTTTGAACTGGAGAAAAATCTGTATCCAACAG TGTATACCTTGTGGTCTTATCCCGATCTTCTACCAACGTTTACAACATGGCCTCTGGTGCTCGAAAAATTGGTTGGGGGAGCAG ATTTGATGCTGCCGGGACTGGTGGTGCCCCCTGCTGGCCTGCCTCAGGTACAGAAGGGTGACCTCTGTGCCGTTGCGTTGGTGGGGAACAG AGCCCCCGTTGCCGTCGGAGTCGCCGCCATGTCGACAGCTGAGATGCTGGCCTCGGGTCTGAAGGGAAGGGGCTTCTGTGTGCTCCACAGCTACCAGGACCACTTGTG GCGATCTGGAGACAAATCCAGTCCACCGTCCATTGCCCCACTGGCTCTGAATCCCCCGGATCTCAGTGAAGGAAAGGGATGTGTCAAAGCTGACACTGCCCTGCAGGGTGCCATGAGGCAGCtgaccctggaggaggaggtcCAGCAGAGGTGTGAGGAGAAGTCCCCATCAGAAGCCACGGAAGACCCCGGCCCTGGGGGCCTGCAcgtggaccccatggacagcaagacCCTTCAGG AGCAAATGGACGAGCTGCTGCAGACGTGCTTCTTGCATGCTTTGAAGTGCTCCGTCAGAAAGGCTGACCTCCCTTTGCTCACCAGCACTCTCCTGGGCAGCCACATGTTCTCCTGCTG CCCCGAAGGACGACAACTGGACATAAAGAAGTCAAGCTACAAAAAG CTCTCTAAGTTCCTGCAGCACATGCAGCAGGAGCAGATTATACAGGTGCAGGAGCTGAGCAAAGGGGTGGAGAGCATTGTGGCCGTGGACTGGAAGCACCCGAG GATCACATCTTTCGTCATACCCGAGCCCTCCCCGACCTCCCAGACAATCCAGGAGGGTAGCAGGGAACAGCCCTATCACCCTCCAGATATAAAACCCCTCTACTGTGTCCCAGCCAGCATGACCCTGCTCTTCCAGGAGTCTGGCCACAA GAAAGGGAGTGTCCTGGAGGGCAGTGAGGTCCGAACATTCGTCATCAACTACGCCAAGAAAAATGACCTGGTGGATGCAGACAACAAAAA TCTCGTGAAATTGGATCCCATCCTCTGTGACTGCATCTTAGAGAAGGATGAACAGCACACAGTCACGAAGCTTCCGTGGGACAGTCTCCTGGGCAG ATGTTTGGAAAAATTGCAGCCTGCCTATCAAGTGACCTTTCCGGGACAGGAGCCCATTGTGAAGAAAGGCAGGATCTGCCCAATTGACATCACCCTAGCACAGAAAGCTTCCAACAAAAAG